A genomic stretch from Ictalurus punctatus breed USDA103 chromosome 2, Coco_2.0, whole genome shotgun sequence includes:
- the LOC108275460 gene encoding adenylate cyclase type 3: MCAVVYSGDKMATVVAGAAGLGADMVLYVLCRFRVLPEAVMRHAVPFTLWILITLHLLFYVGFNFAGFNEASDAVGWQTFFTFSLFLTMPLPLTHILVLTAITCSVHTALLAIVISLRGQVNLQGTVLVRQLVANVMLYLGAVVVGVMSYFMADRKYRTAFLEAKQSLEVRLTLEEQSQQQEELLLSILPKHIADEMLQGMKNEANQKSEAQQFNTMYMYRHENVSILFADIVGFTQLSSACSAQELVKLLNELFARFDKLAAQHHQLRIKILGDCYYCICGLPDYREDHAACSIMMGLAMVKAISYVREKTQTEVDMRVGVHTGTVLGGVLGQKRWQFDVWSTDVTVANKMESGGIPGRVHISQSTMDCLHGEFELEAGNGGERCEYLMEKGIDTYLVLVPKETDTVGRVSNGWTGGVLTNGNSAPLIATTETTGSVCSIRGVANDMGEENTQKLQLSGLADGEMENQQELNRLLSKVLLDRESEKTMKEKSTTALSLHFIDSDLESRYSAEKERQTGVAFSCSCIVLLFTSAMEVLIDPQLTVNYVTLVVGEVLLVILTVCSLAAIFPRLFSEKLVSFSMWIDRTRWARNTWAMAAIFVLAMAEVADMLSCVQPSVILFNTTSGLTLKSLDEGGCAENPQHYSFMAVLSLVATMMLVQVSHLVKLALMTLITVATAIVDIYSWSTIYEIYDILRFMNYRYDLVPSKYLMTVMIIVMMISFYYFARHVERQSRKLFLWKIEVHDQKERVYEMRTYNEALVTNMLPEHVAKHFLGSKKRDEELYSQSYDEIGVMFASIPNFSDFYTEESINNGGIECLRILNEIISDFDSLLDWPQFLCITKIKTIGSTYMAASGVTPESNTNGYSSRKKEDQCILERWQHLADLADFALAMKVTLNNLNKQSFNSFMLRIGLNMGGVLAGVIGARKPHYDIWGNTVNVASRMESTGVMGNIQVVEDCYKILREYGFRFIRRGPIYVKGKGELLTYFMKGKDKPPPTNGTTLIPPLPHQIPTHS, encoded by the exons ATGTGCGCCGTCGTGTACTCGGGGGATAAGATGGCGACGGTGGTGGCGGGGGCGGCGGGGCTCGGGGCAGATATGGTGCTGTACGTGTTGTGCAGGTTCCGTGTGCTCCCGGAGGCTGTGATGCGCCACGCCGTGCCCTTCACGCTGTGGATCCTCATCACGCTGCACCTGCTCTTTTACGTGGGATTTAACTTCGCCGGGTTTAACGAGGCGAGCGACGCAGTCGGGTGGCAGACATTCTTCACCTTCTCGCTGTTCCTCACCATGCCGCTGCCGCTCACACACATCCTCGTACTGACGGCCATCACATGCAGCGTACACACGGCCCTGCTCGCCATCGTCATCTCACTGAGGGGGCAGGTGAACCTACAGGGCACCGTACTGGTCCGAcag ctggtgGCTAACGTGATGCTGTACCTGGGTGCTGTGGTTGTGGGTGTGATGTCATATTTCATGGCTGATCGTAAATATCGCACAGCGTTTCTGGAAGCCAAACAGTCGCTGGAGGTTCGACTCACACTGGAGGAACAGAGCCAacaacag gaggagcTGTTGCTGTCCATTTTGCCGAAGCACATAGCTGATGAGATGCTGCAGGGAATGAAGAACGAAGCGAATCAGAAATCAGAGGCTCAACAATTCAACACCATGTACATGTACCGACACGAGAAcgtcag taTCCTCTTTGCTGATATTGTAGGTTTTACTCAGTTGTCATCGGCCTGCAGCGCTCAAGAACTCGTCAAGCTGCTTAACGAACTCTTTGCCCGCTTCGACAAATTAGCTgct caaCACCATCAGTTGCGTATTAAGATCCTGGGTGATTGTTATTACTGTATCTGTGGATTACCGGACTACCGTGAAGATCATGCAGCCTGTTCCATCATGATGGGCCTCGCCATGGTGAAGGCAATCTC GTACGTGCGTGAGAAGACTCAGACAGAGGTGGACATGCGTGTTGGTGTGCACACCGGGACAGTTCTGGGCGGAGTTTTAGGACAGAAACGGTGGCAGTTTGATGTCTGGTCCACTGACGTCACCGTCGCTAACAAAATGGAGTCCGGCGGAATCCCAGG gcgtgTACACATCTCCCAGTCAACGATGGACTGTCTGCACGGAGAGTTTGAGCTGGAGGCGGGCAACGGAGGAGAACGTTGCGAGTACCTGATGGAGAAAGGTATCGACACCTACCTGGTGCTTGTTCCCAAGGAAACAGACACAGTGGGCAGAGTCAGTAATGGATGG ACGGGCGGCGTGCTGACCAATGGGAACTCTGCTCCCCTCATCGCCACCACAGAGACCACGGGCAGTGTGTGTTCCATCCGTGGTGTTGCTAATGACATGGGCGAGGAAAACACACAG AAGCTGCAGTTGAGCGGTCTGgcggatggagagatggagaaccAACAGGAACTGAACAGACTGCTGAGCAAAGTGCTACTGGACAGAGAGTCGGAGAAGAC GATGAAGGAGAAGAGCACCACCGCTCTGTCTCTGCACTTCATCGATTCCGATCTCGAGTCTCGTTACTCAGCAGAGAAAGAACGTCAGACTGGCGTTGCGTTCAGCTGCAGCTGCATCGTTCTTCTCTTCACCTCCGCCATGGAAGTGCTCATCGATCCTCA GCTGACGGTAAACTATGTAACGTTGGTGGTGGGCGAAGTACTGCTCGTCATCCTCACCGTTTGCTCACTGGCAGCCATTTTCCCACGA CTGTTCTCAGAGAAGCTGGTGTCATTCTCGATGTGGATCGATCGGACACGCTGGGCGAGGAACACTTGGGCGATGGCGGCCATCTTTGTTCTAGCCATGGCTGAAGTGGCTGACATG ctgagcTGCGTTCAGCCTTCTGTCATTCTATTCAACACCACTTCGGGATTAACGCTGAAGTCTCTGGATGAAGGTGGTTGTGCTGAAAACCCCCAACACTACAGTTTCATGGCCGTTCTGTCGCTCGTGGCAACCATGATGCTCGTTCAGGTCAGTCACCTCGTTAAGCTCGCGCTAATGACGCTCATCACCGTGGCAACCGCCATAGTGGACATCTACAGCTGGAGTACCATTTATGAAATCTATGACATCCTACGCTTCATGAACTACAG gtatgacCTGGTTCCTTCCAAATACCTGATGACGGTGATGATCATTGTGATGATGATTAGCTTCTACTACTTTGCTCGGCAt gtgGAGCGTCAGTCTCGTAAGTTGTTTCTGTGGAAGATTGAGGTTCATGATCAGaaggagagagtgtatgagatgaGGACGTATAACGAGGCTCTGGTCACTAACATGCTGCCAGAACATGTGGCAAAACACTTTCTGGGCTCCAAGAAACGAGATGAG gagctGTACAGTCAGTCGTACGATGAGATCGGTGTGATGTTTGCGTCCATCCCGAATTTCTCGGATTTCTACACAGAGGAGAGCATCAACAACGGCGGCATCGAGTGTCTGCGCATCCTTAATGAGATCATCTCCGACTTCGACAGC CTGCTGGACTGGCCTCAGTTTCTCTGCATCACTAAAATAAAGACAATCGGCAGCACGTACATGGCGGCTTCAGGAGTGACGCCGGAGAGCAACACGAACGGCTACAGCAGCCGGAag aagGAGGATCAGTGTATTCTGGAGCGCTGGCAGCATTTAGCTGATTTGGCAGATTTCGCTCTGGCGATGAAAGTCACACTGAACAACCTCAACAAACAGAGCTTCAACAGCTTCATGCTGCGTATcg gattgAACATGGGTGGTGTGTTAGCCGGTGTGATTGGAGCGCGGAAGCCTCACTATGATATTTGGGGAAACACTGTGAACGTGGCCAGTCGTATGGAGTCCACAGGAGTTATGGGTAATatccag GTGGTAGAGGACTGCTATAAGATCCTGAGGGAGTACGGGTTCCGCTTCATACGCAGAGGTCCGATCTACGTGAAGGGAAAAGGAGAACTGCTCACCTACTTCATGAAGGGAAAAGACAAGCCACCGCCCACAAATGGCACCACCCTCATCCCGCCCCTCCCCCACCAAATACCCACCCACAgctga